From the genome of Sporomusa sphaeroides DSM 2875:
CTTCTGGCGATAGGTGCTATTTTGAAAATAGTTACTCCGGCTGTTGGCGGCATTACGCCCAATTGGCTGATTGCGATGTATTGTATTGCCATCAATCTGACCCGGGTAAATGTGAAACAGGCTGCAGGCATTGGTTTGGTGACAGGGGCCATTTCGATACCTATCTCCAAGGCTGCCCTGCCCTACGCTAATTTTGCCAGTGAGCCGGTGGGTGCTGTGGTGTGCGCATTGCTGGTCCATACATCATTTAGTCTGAAGCTGGGCGGTGTCAACCTGCGGCCGGCGATAACGGCAGGTATCAGCACCGTGGCCAGCGGTTTTACCTTTATCAGCATACTGAAAGTAGTGCTGGCCTTGCCGATGGCTGTTTATCTTTATGGCATGATGCCTGTAGTGCTGATGGCTGCCGGCATTAATATGGTCATAACCCAACTGCTGTATTTCCCGGCGAAAAGATTGTTTGGCGGTAAGGAGGATTAGCCAATGACAGCTGTCGAATTTCAACATTTTTCTTATGCGTATCCTGGCAGTGATCTGGTACTTAATGATATACATGTAACCATCCCCCGGGGATCGTTTAGTGTGATTACCGGCCCCAGCGGCGCCGGCAAAACCAGTTTGGCGCTGGCTGTTGCCGGTGTTGTGCCCCATTATTTTGGCGGTCGCCGGGGTGGGCATGTGCAGGTAGGTGGTATTAACGCCTCCCACAGCAGTATGGGCGAGCTGGCAGAACAGGTGGGGACCGTGCTGGCAGACTATGAGAGTCAGCTTGTGGCCCTGACGGTTGCGGAGGAAGTGGCGTTTGGTCTGGAAACTTCGGGCTGCAGCCGCAGCCAAATTACCGAGCGGGTTAGTCAGGCGCTGGCCATGGTGGGGCTGGCCGGGCTGGAGGAGCGGGAAGTAGCCGGTTTATCCGGCGGGCAGAAACAACGGCTGGCGATTGCTGCCGTGCTTGTTTTGTCACCCGATATTCTGGTGCTTGATGAACCGGCTTCGGCGCTTGATCCTGAAGGCGCTGCCGGTATTTACGAACTGCTGCATGAGCTTAATGTCCAGGGGAAAACCGTGATTGTCGTTGAACACCAGCTGGCGCGGGTTTTGCCTTATGCCAGTCAGATTATTGTTTTACAGGACGGCCAGATGAAATTTGCCGGCGATGTAGCCGAAACACTTACCTTTATGTGGCAGCAGCCTGAGCTTAAGCAAGGTGTGCCGACATTATGGAGCATTAAGCTGGCAATAGAGGAAGCGACAGGCATCCGGCTTGGTACCTGGAAAAGTGAAAGTCAGGCAGCAGAAGAACTAAATCGATTGACCTGTAAAGAGGGAGTGGCCAAAAGTGCCTGAAATTCTTTTAGATATTAATAATATTGTTTTTGACTACAACAAGGGCGGGCGGGCGCTGGATGGCGTGGACTTTGCCGTGGCAAGCGGTGAATTTGTGGCGTTAGCCGGCCGCAACGGCAGTGGTAAAACTACGCTGACCCGTTTAGCTATGGCGTTATTGAAACCCACCAGCGGCAGTATTACGCTTCAGGGGAAGAATACCTCAGCGATGACACCGGCCGACATGGCTCACAGCATTGGTTATGTGTTCCAGAACCCTGACAGGCAGATTTTCCGGGATACGGTTGCCAAAGAGGTGGCTTACGGGCCTGAGCAGTTGAAGTTTACCCCGGAAGCTGTTAATGAGGCTGTGTCCAAGGCGCTTAGCATGACCGGACTGACGGAGGCGGCAGACAGTTTTCCCAGAACACTTAGCCGGGGACAAAAGCAGAAGGTAGCCATTGCTTCGGCCATTGCTATGCAGCCCAAGATGTTGATTCTGGATGAGCCGACCAGCGGACAGGACCCCTGGGAAGCGCAAAATCTGATGGAACTGTTGGTGGGCCTGAATAAACAAGGCATTACCATTATTTTAGTTACCCATGACATGGAGCTTATTGCGGAGTATACTACCAGGGCGGTCGTGCTTGACAAAGGCTGCAAAGTGTTTGACGGTACGCCGGCGGCGTTGTTTGACGGCAGTCAGGATATCGCCAGGTGGGGCCTTATACCCCCGGCTGCCGTGGCTCTCAGCCAGCAGCTTAACGGGATTAACAGCACAGATGCCGCAGAACTGACCGGGTTGGTCAGTCGTGCGATAAACCAGAGGAGGGAAAACCATGCCTAGACTTGCACCGCTCACTAAACTTATTTTGACTGCTGCGGTTTCGATATGGGCTTTGCTGCTTCCCACCTTGACCGGGCAAGCCATTTTGGTTGGCGGCGAACTCTTGCTGCTGGCGCTGTACCGTCCGTCAGCCAAGCATTGTAAGGCAGTTGCCGGTTTAACGGTATTTGCCGTAATGCTGGCAGCTTTGCAATACGTGTTTGGCAGTACACTGGAATTTTCGCTGATGACTGGTCTTAAAATGTTTGCTATGTCCAGTATTTTTGTGTTCTTATTGGCTACAACCAGGTTGCAGGACCTGACAGCGGCGCTGGTCAGCCAATGCCGGATACCGTATGAATATGCTTTTATGTTTACTTCGGCGCTCCGGTTTGTTCCGGATTTTCTTGAGGAAAGTCAGATTGTCCGGGAAGCGCAGGCCTGCCGGGGCTATGTTTTTCGCGGCAGTCCGCTAAAACGCCTGAAAGACTATGTTGCCATTGTTGAACCCTTGGTGCTCCGGGCAGTATCGCGTTCGGAAACTATGGCGATGAGTCTTGAGCTCAGAGGATTTGGCCGTCAGGGGCGGCGTCAATTTACCGCTGACGTAGCGCTGGGCAGTCTTGATTATACTGCTTTGCTGCTGATGCTGGCGCTGACCATCGGGTTGGCGATTGTGCGATAGTTAGCGGGGAGCCTTTGTTGCTGCCAGTGGGGAAAAGCCCGGTGGCGGCAATTATTTTTTTTACAGAAAAATGCAGGAAAAGTATTTTTATGGCAGAATATACTATCTGTAGCAGCAACAACTGTTACTGCTTGCATGGCTCTTACTATTTTGGGGAACAATTCTTAAATGCCAAATTATTCAAACCAGAGAGGAGTTTCACAGCATGGCCTTCATAAACGACAATTATCTTAAATTGCCTGGGAGTTATTTGTTTGCTGAAATAGCAAGGCGTGTATCCAAATTCAAGGAAGATCATCCTGCTGCCGACATTATCAGACTGGGTATCGGTGATGTAACCAGACCTTTGCCTGAGGCAGTCATCAAGGGGCTGCATACTGCTGTTGACGAAATGGCTGACGCCCGGACCTTCCGCGGCTATGGCCCTGAGCAAGGTTACGCTTTTCTTATTGAGAAAATTATTGCTACCGATTATGCACCGCTGGGTGTGACGCTGGATGTTGACGAAATATTTGTCAGCGATGGCTCCAAAAGTGATGTCGGCAATATTCAGGAAATTTTCGGTGTGGATAACGTGGTGGCTATTACCGACCCGGTGTATCCGGTGTATCTGGATACCAATGTTATGGCCGGGCGTACCGGCGAACTGGCCGGCGGTAAATTTGCCGGTGTTACCTATTTGACTTGCAATGCCGAAAACAACTTTACCCCGGAACTGCCTGAGGAGCGGGCGGACATCATTTACCTGTGCTTTCCTAATAATCCGACAGGCACTACCTTGCCGAAGGAAGAACTGAAAAAATGGGTAGACTATGCCAAAGCCAATGGTTCTGTCATTCTCTATGATGCCGCCTATGAAGCCTACATTCAGGAACCGGGCATTCCCCACAGCATCTACGAGATTGAAGGGGCGAAAGAAGTAGCCATTGAATTTCGGACTTTCTCCAAAAATGCCGGTTTTACCGGTACCCGCTGCGCCTTTACCGTAGTACCCAAAACGGTTATGGCGGCAACGAAAGACGGCGGCCAATACCCTTTGAACAAGCTGTGGAACCGCCGCCAAACCACTAAGTTTAATGGTGTGCCGTATATTATCCAGCGCGGTGCCGAAGCGGTATATACGCCGGAAGGCCAGCGGCAGATCAAAGAACTGATTGACTACTATATGGTGAATGCCAAGACTATCCGTGAAGGCTTGCAAAGCATTGGCCTGGATGTGTTCGGCGGGGTAAACGCGCCTTATATTTGGCTTAAGACCCCTAAAGGCTATGATTCCTGGTCGTTTTTCGACAAACTCTTAACCGAAGTCAACATTGTCGGCACACCGGGCGCCGGTTTCGGCCCGGCCGGCGAAGGCTATTTCCGCCTTACGGCGTTTGGCAGCCAGGAAAGCACACAGGAAGCCATTGACCGGATTAAGACCAAATTAAGTTTATAATCAACTTTACCTGTAACAGAGATTGCGGCAATAGTGCTTGCAATCTCTGTTTTTAGGTTTGCCGGAGATTATAGCATCACGGCGGTACAAGGCCCGGCGCAGGCGGCCGTCACAGAATACTGCGACGCCGGCGCTTAACCTCCGCTTATGCATGACGGCCGCCTGCGCCTCAGTGATGTTACCTGTTGACAGAACTAGGAAGCAGTTGTCTGCGCTTGCTTAACAGGAAAAAGGCGGTGCAGGGGAGAATGATATATACATACTGTGTTTCAAAACAGGTCCGGATGCAGCCTGGCGGCGGCAGCCGGCAACCATTTTAGAGATACCGGAGGCGTGAATGATGAGTGACGAACAACAAACAGTAATAGAACCCCGTCCGGCATGGAGCCGGAAAAAAATCGGTTTGCTTATTTTTGCAGTGATTGTACTGGTAGGAGCAAGTCTCTTTCAATTTGCCGCCGGCAAGGTACGGCAAGTGGCGGAGCAAACGCTGCTGGTACAGGCTAATGAAGCGGTCAATGGCCAAGTCATAGTGGGTGGCATTGATTTGTCAATTTTAGGTTCTGTAGAGGCCAAGGAAGTCCAGGTGCTGGATGCGGCCGGTAAACTGCTGGCCAAGATCAGCCGGATACAAATCAGTTATAGCTGGAGTGACTTATTGAAAGGACAGCTGGGGCCGCAGTTGGTGACCGGTGTGGTTGTGGAAAAACCGGAAGTTTGGGTTGTCTATAACCAGGACAAGTTGAATTGGGATGGTTTGCTTAAGACGAAACAAGAACAAGAAGAAGCCAGCTTTGCCGGTCTGGTAGAGGTCGAGGGTGGCAAGCTGCATGTGGAAACAGCGTTTTTTGCCAAAACGGTAGACCAGTTAACCGGCAATATTGATTTCCGGCAGGCAGACCAGCTCGGTTTTGCCGCCAGCGGCAAAGTGGATGAGACGGCCCTGAAGCTGGGCGGACAATGGGGCAGTCAAGGCACTTCGGAAATTAATTTGTCCGCAGAAGGCATGGATTTGGCTAAATTGGGCCTGACGTCGGCAGATGATCCCATTCAGTTGACCGGCGGCAGGCTGGATGAACTGACGGTTAAACTTGGTAAGGATGCTTCAGGCGCGGTACTGCTGCAAACACTGGCAGGACGCTTTTCCGGGATTGCCACAACCGGCGCGCTGGCATTGACCCAAGGCAGTGCCCGGTTTGAAAAACAGGATAAGGCTATTCAGTTTCTGGATGGACAGGCTTTGTACCGGGGGCAGTCTGTTACCGGAGCCGGACGGGTGCTGACAAGTGTGGACGGTACGCAAACACTGGATTTTGCCGTCCAAATGCCGGCCGCAGACCCGGCAGCGCTGGTGCCCAGTCTGAAAACCGGCGGTATGCTGGCGGCACAGGGGACGATTACCGGCCCGGTTCTGTCGCCGGTGTTGGCCGGCAACTTTACTCTTGGCAGTATCCAGTTTGATGATATTGTTGTCAACGGTATCACCGGCGCTTTTTCCTATGCGCAGGAGACCATGAAATTACTGACAGCGCATGGTACCTCGCTGGGTGGTTCCGTATCGGCCAGCGGTGACATTAACCCCGATACCGAGCAATATTCCCTGTCTGTTTCCGGCAGCGGTCTTGACAGCTCAAAACTGACTGATAAAGATGTTAAAGGTCCCTTGGCCTTTACCGGAACGGCCAGCGGCGATGCGGCGGCTGCTGTGGTGCAGGGCAATTTTTCCATTGACAACGGCAAGGCGTACGGCATATCGTTCAGGACTCTGACCGGCAGCTTTATCAAACAGGGTTCGGCGGCAACCGAAATCGGCAATCTGGTGATCAAGACAGATATAGGAACCTTCTATCCTGAACAATTGAGTCAGAGTGTGATGGAAAGGCTTCAGGAACGCAAACTGCCGGTCACGAAAGAGGAAGTAAGGGAAGCCGTTACCGACAAACTGATCCAAAAGCTTTTCCGCTAGTTAGCTGAAGGCAGTTTCAATCCCAATGAGCTTTAGTCTGATGATATACATAGGCTGGGGAGCTTTATCCGGGAAGAATTGATAAGCCTGCTGGTGACAAGACAAAATAGAAGCATTTGCTGCTGCAGGCAGCGTTGAATCAGGTGGGGATAATTCCCCACCTGATTTGCTGGTTCGCCCGGCATGGGCAGTAACTTGGCGGTGAAAGTCCGCTATGGGCATGGTAGTGGGAACCATTAGCTGAACAGCAAGGGTGTCCATCGTGAGGTGGAATCTGAAGGAAGCTGTAGGCAAAATCCTGCACCGACGAACAGAAACCGCATATAAGGCATATTTGGAGCGGACGAGTTTGCTAGCCAAAACGAAGTCCAACACTACCCGAACTCCATAGTGTAAATGCGGCGGTGACATGGGATGAAGGTTACTGTTCTTAACCGGGGAGGTCTTGCAAGGCTTCGAAAGACATCGGCAACCCCATGACACCCGAAGAACCCATGCAGTGATGTATGGCTCAATTGCAAGAAGTCAGCAGAGGTCATAGTACCGGTTTTTTTTTTCGGGAAGGACCGAACAATAGTAGTCTTTTGAACGAGGATGGTGAAACAATGTTAAGAAAGCAGAAAACGGCGAAAGCTGGCTACCGCTATGAGGGTATGTTGGAAACAGAGAGTAATAACGGAGCGCGGAGCATTGTATCACTTGAACCCGCAGATAAAGACGGTGCATACAGTTTGCTCGAAGAAATACTGCATAGGGACAATCTCAACGCAGCCTATCTGCGCGTAAAACGAAACGGCGGAGCCCCAGGCATAGACGGAATGGCAGTAGAAGAAATGTTACCCTATCTAAAAGAACACAAAGAAGAATTGCTGGCAAGCATCCGAGGTGGTTGGTATAAACCAAAACCCGTAAGAAGGGTGGAAATACCAAAACCAGATGGAGGAAAGAGAAAACTAGGAGTACCAACGGTAATAGACCGCATGATACAACAAGCAATAGCGCAAGTATTGGAGCCAATATTTGAGCCACTCTTTTCTAAAAGCAGCTATGGTTTTCGACCAGGCCGCAATGCTCACCAAGCAATAAAGAAAACCAAAGAATACTACAAGGAAGGCTATATTAAAGTAGTAGACATAGACCTAGCAAGCTATTTCGATACGGTGAACCATGACATTTTGATAGATAGAATAAGAGAAGAGGTAAAGGACGAACAAGTAATAAAGCTGATACGCAAGTTCCTAAAGAGCGGCGTAATGGTAAACGGCTTAGTCAGTCCGACAAGAGAAGGGACGCCACAGGGAGGCAACCTCTCGCCCCTCTTAAGTAACATATACCTTACTGCATTTGACCGAATGCTAGAAAGCAGAGGACATAGGTTCGTAAGGTATGCAGATGACTGTAACATATACGTCAAGAGCCAAAGAGCTGCCGAACGAGTAATGACTAGTTGTACTAACTATCTTGAGAAGAAATTAAAACTCAAGGTGAACCAGGAAAAAAGCAAAGCAGGAAGTCCGTTAAGGTTGAAATTTCTAGGCTTCTCCCTATATAAAACAGGGAAAAGAGTAGGAATACGCCCACATGCCAAGCCAATAGAGAAATTCAAGAACAAGATTAGGCAACTGACAAGCAGAAAACAAGCCAAGCCAATATCCCTGATTTTAAATAAAATGAGGAAATATACGATAGGATGGCTTGGGTACTATTCCATAGCCGAAATGAGTTCAAAGATAAAATCACTGAACGAATGGATACGCAGAAGAATAAGACAAATCTTCTGGAAACAATGGAAGAAACCGTCTGCGAGATTCGATAATCTTAAACGGCTTGGTATACCAAAGCGGAAGGCCAGAGAATGGGCTTACTCCCGTCTTGGATACTGGCGTATTGCCGATAGTTGGATTCTGCACAGGTCATTAACAAACGAATACCTCGCATCCATTGGCTATGACGATATAGCCAAAAGATACGAGGTAATGCACTCAAACTATTGAACCGCCGTATACCGAACGGTACGTACGGTGGTGTGAGAGGTCGGCTACTCAACTAATGGGTAGCCTCCTACTCGATTGCGGCAACAAGTTGCGGAGAATAGCTGTTAGCTTATTGCCGTTATTTTTACTGGGAAGAAAAGAGTTTTAATTTTTTCCGTATGCCGGCATCCCCTTGGGAAACACTACATAATAACGAAAACACGGCTTGCAACGAGCCTTTGGCAACGGTGGAAGTCGATGTTGATCCTGCTCTTAAGAAAGTTATACTTTCTGTTGGGGCACTAACCATTTCAGGGGGTGAAAGGTTATGATGAATCTATATTACCGGCTTATCCGTCACAACGGTAATCAGGATCTGTTCCGGGTTGTCGAAATGTCGGTGGCGGCCCTCTTGCATGAACGGCCTTTTCATATTCAGGCAGAAGGCTTGCGCGGCACAGGCAAGACCACCATTATGCGGGCAGCACGGGAACTGCTGCCGCCCATTACCCGGATAAAGGGCTGCCTGTACAATTGCCACCCTGCAATGCCGCATTGCCCCTTTCATCGCCGGTTGTCACAGGAAGAGATTGCGCTGTTGGGGACAGAGGAAATTCCCCGGCCGTTTCTGGAGATATCGCAGGCAGCCAAGTTAGGAACTGTTGTTGGCAGTATCGACCTTGCGAATTTGACCAATCCGGCCAATCCCCTGGCGGCACTTTTGCCTGGCACCATTCCCCAGGCCCACCGGGGCATTATTTTTATTGATGAAATCAACCGTTTGGCCGATACGGCCCCGGAACTGGCCGATGTTTTGTTAGATGTTATGGGGACGCGGCCGGGGCGGGTACAGATTGAAGAACCGGGCTTGCCGGTCGTTGAGCTGCCGGTAACGGTCAGTATTTGGGCGGCTTCCAATCCGGATGAAGATCCCGGCCCGCTGAGCCGGATCAGAAAACAGCTGGCAGACCGGTTTGACGTAACGGTCGTTATGGGGCGGCCGGACAATTGCCAGGCTGTTGTTGACATATTGGCAGGCAAAAGCCGGGAGCAGCCGGTGGCCGGGAATATCGGTCAGCTGTCAGGCAGTTTGGATGCTGTCGAAGTGAGCCCGGAGGTAAGGCTGATATTGGGGAAAATATATCTGGATTTTGGCCTGGAGAGCCTCCGCAGTGTGGCGGCTATGGAGACCGCAAGCTGTCTGGCAGCTTTGCTGGCAGGACGTTCCACCGCCGGTATTGCTGAGCTAACGCAGGTAGCACCGCTGGCGTTGGCACACCGGGTCAACGCCGGCACCATTGATGCCATTATGGGTTATCTTAACAGCCTGACCGGCGGGCAGGAAAGCGGGCAGGCCCCTGTGGCAGAAGGCGCTGAACAGGGAGCCTTCCGGGAAATATCCCCGTGGGTGGCTTGGTGGGTGGCTTGTAAACGGCGGCTGACGGCCTGGCTTCAGAGCCTGCCTCATTTACCAGCAGCCGGTATCAGTGGCGATGCCCAGGGTGGAGAAGGGAACGCCCGGATTGTCGATCCGCTGAAAACCACGATTATTGCACCGCCCAAACCGGCTTTGCCTATTTCTCAATTGCCGGATGAGCAGCTTGTGACCAGGGAACCCAAGCAACATGGGTGATCGATTGAGGGCTTCTTTGGAACAGTTGCCCTTGGGGCGTTTGGACCAGGCGGCAGCTGTTGTCAGTCAGGCAATTGCGGCAGGCCAGGGGGTACGGCTGGGGCAAAGCGCGGTGCTGAGTACGAAGGTCCATGCTTTTCAGCCCCGCTGCCCTGAACATGTCCAGATATTAATAAACAGCGATGCCGGTCAGGTCTTTTATCAACGCCAGGACGAAGGGGCTGTCTGGCATCTTGATATTTTCCATCAGTGTGGCAGGGTGGATCATCGACAGGCGGCCCGGCATCTTTGTCAGGCTATTGCTGTGTATAACGCCTGCGCCGCCAATCAGACAGAGCTGGCTTGCCGGGGGGCAGTTAATCCGGCGTTGCTGGATATTCAGACGGCAACCGGCGGCGGCAGAATTACCGGCAGCCTGCAGGGCGGGAAAAAACGATCTGTGCGCCGTGCACATGAGAATCACGTTCACGTGGCGCTAAGCATACCTCCTGATGAACTGCCATGTTTGTTTTATATTGTAGCAGCCGCTGAGGCGGCGGTTGCCGAATCAGGTCTGGAACTCCGGTGCAATGAAGGTATTTCGCATGTCGATTCGACAGATAGCCTGGCAGATATTAGCCCTTATACTGATCAGACCGATTCCCTGCTTGTCGGTAAACCACCGGCAGGACAAACCGGGCAGGAGGCTGCGTGTACCAGCGAGGCTGTTCCAAGCCGACCACCACCGGACAGCACTGGTTCACCGGCAGTACCGCCGCACAAGCAACAATTATCCGCAGGCGGCAAAGGCCAGACGCTTGTTGTTGTAAAGGAAGCCGGGATACCGGCAAGAGACCGGCAGGCTGCACCGCCGCTTGCTAAGGGCGCTTTTCCTGGTTTTTGCGCTCCCGGTCTGCATGACAGTTTGAGGCAGGCAGTACATAACGTACGGAGCAAGGCCGGGCCGATACCGGGTACGCGTACCCTTTTCTATAATCAGGCGGCAGGCAGGAACACAAGCGCTTCCCTGCCGTTTTCCGCCGGGGTTGATGTGGCTGCTACGGTAAGTGCGGCAGCCGCCCGCCTGCTTGCCGACGGCATGACCGGACGGCTGCAGATTAGTCCGGCAGATCTCCGGTTTGTTGGTCG
Proteins encoded in this window:
- a CDS encoding energy-coupling factor ABC transporter ATP-binding protein, with amino-acid sequence MPEILLDINNIVFDYNKGGRALDGVDFAVASGEFVALAGRNGSGKTTLTRLAMALLKPTSGSITLQGKNTSAMTPADMAHSIGYVFQNPDRQIFRDTVAKEVAYGPEQLKFTPEAVNEAVSKALSMTGLTEAADSFPRTLSRGQKQKVAIASAIAMQPKMLILDEPTSGQDPWEAQNLMELLVGLNKQGITIILVTHDMELIAEYTTRAVVLDKGCKVFDGTPAALFDGSQDIARWGLIPPAAVALSQQLNGINSTDAAELTGLVSRAINQRRENHA
- a CDS encoding LL-diaminopimelate aminotransferase, with translation MAFINDNYLKLPGSYLFAEIARRVSKFKEDHPAADIIRLGIGDVTRPLPEAVIKGLHTAVDEMADARTFRGYGPEQGYAFLIEKIIATDYAPLGVTLDVDEIFVSDGSKSDVGNIQEIFGVDNVVAITDPVYPVYLDTNVMAGRTGELAGGKFAGVTYLTCNAENNFTPELPEERADIIYLCFPNNPTGTTLPKEELKKWVDYAKANGSVILYDAAYEAYIQEPGIPHSIYEIEGAKEVAIEFRTFSKNAGFTGTRCAFTVVPKTVMAATKDGGQYPLNKLWNRRQTTKFNGVPYIIQRGAEAVYTPEGQRQIKELIDYYMVNAKTIREGLQSIGLDVFGGVNAPYIWLKTPKGYDSWSFFDKLLTEVNIVGTPGAGFGPAGEGYFRLTAFGSQESTQEAIDRIKTKLSL
- a CDS encoding tryptophan transporter translates to MNTKQQQQELVTIKTGQEGRFRWVAVTALLLAIGAILKIVTPAVGGITPNWLIAMYCIAINLTRVNVKQAAGIGLVTGAISIPISKAALPYANFASEPVGAVVCALLVHTSFSLKLGGVNLRPAITAGISTVASGFTFISILKVVLALPMAVYLYGMMPVVLMAAGINMVITQLLYFPAKRLFGGKED
- the ltrA gene encoding group II intron reverse transcriptase/maturase gives rise to the protein MLRKQKTAKAGYRYEGMLETESNNGARSIVSLEPADKDGAYSLLEEILHRDNLNAAYLRVKRNGGAPGIDGMAVEEMLPYLKEHKEELLASIRGGWYKPKPVRRVEIPKPDGGKRKLGVPTVIDRMIQQAIAQVLEPIFEPLFSKSSYGFRPGRNAHQAIKKTKEYYKEGYIKVVDIDLASYFDTVNHDILIDRIREEVKDEQVIKLIRKFLKSGVMVNGLVSPTREGTPQGGNLSPLLSNIYLTAFDRMLESRGHRFVRYADDCNIYVKSQRAAERVMTSCTNYLEKKLKLKVNQEKSKAGSPLRLKFLGFSLYKTGKRVGIRPHAKPIEKFKNKIRQLTSRKQAKPISLILNKMRKYTIGWLGYYSIAEMSSKIKSLNEWIRRRIRQIFWKQWKKPSARFDNLKRLGIPKRKAREWAYSRLGYWRIADSWILHRSLTNEYLASIGYDDIAKRYEVMHSNY
- a CDS encoding magnesium chelatase, whose product is MMNLYYRLIRHNGNQDLFRVVEMSVAALLHERPFHIQAEGLRGTGKTTIMRAARELLPPITRIKGCLYNCHPAMPHCPFHRRLSQEEIALLGTEEIPRPFLEISQAAKLGTVVGSIDLANLTNPANPLAALLPGTIPQAHRGIIFIDEINRLADTAPELADVLLDVMGTRPGRVQIEEPGLPVVELPVTVSIWAASNPDEDPGPLSRIRKQLADRFDVTVVMGRPDNCQAVVDILAGKSREQPVAGNIGQLSGSLDAVEVSPEVRLILGKIYLDFGLESLRSVAAMETASCLAALLAGRSTAGIAELTQVAPLALAHRVNAGTIDAIMGYLNSLTGGQESGQAPVAEGAEQGAFREISPWVAWWVACKRRLTAWLQSLPHLPAAGISGDAQGGEGNARIVDPLKTTIIAPPKPALPISQLPDEQLVTREPKQHG
- a CDS encoding vWA domain-containing protein; this translates as MEQLPLGRLDQAAAVVSQAIAAGQGVRLGQSAVLSTKVHAFQPRCPEHVQILINSDAGQVFYQRQDEGAVWHLDIFHQCGRVDHRQAARHLCQAIAVYNACAANQTELACRGAVNPALLDIQTATGGGRITGSLQGGKKRSVRRAHENHVHVALSIPPDELPCLFYIVAAAEAAVAESGLELRCNEGISHVDSTDSLADISPYTDQTDSLLVGKPPAGQTGQEAACTSEAVPSRPPPDSTGSPAVPPHKQQLSAGGKGQTLVVVKEAGIPARDRQAAPPLAKGAFPGFCAPGLHDSLRQAVHNVRSKAGPIPGTRTLFYNQAAGRNTSASLPFSAGVDVAATVSAAAARLLADGMTGRLQISPADLRFVGRRPGRGSDICLLVDSSGSMAGFRLQAARYVAGELSRYGCSRLSLVTFQDNRADLIVPFTAGRQTVLSAFDTITTFGATPLALGIRRSLAYIAEQQARKPLLVLVTDGIPSRKYEEAVNPLTDALAAAVELKQANCAFLCIGLDADEGFLKKLADTAGGVSYIFTELEKQLSSPGQATDDSSRQ
- a CDS encoding AsmA family protein, which codes for MMSDEQQTVIEPRPAWSRKKIGLLIFAVIVLVGASLFQFAAGKVRQVAEQTLLVQANEAVNGQVIVGGIDLSILGSVEAKEVQVLDAAGKLLAKISRIQISYSWSDLLKGQLGPQLVTGVVVEKPEVWVVYNQDKLNWDGLLKTKQEQEEASFAGLVEVEGGKLHVETAFFAKTVDQLTGNIDFRQADQLGFAASGKVDETALKLGGQWGSQGTSEINLSAEGMDLAKLGLTSADDPIQLTGGRLDELTVKLGKDASGAVLLQTLAGRFSGIATTGALALTQGSARFEKQDKAIQFLDGQALYRGQSVTGAGRVLTSVDGTQTLDFAVQMPAADPAALVPSLKTGGMLAAQGTITGPVLSPVLAGNFTLGSIQFDDIVVNGITGAFSYAQETMKLLTAHGTSLGGSVSASGDINPDTEQYSLSVSGSGLDSSKLTDKDVKGPLAFTGTASGDAAAAVVQGNFSIDNGKAYGISFRTLTGSFIKQGSAATEIGNLVIKTDIGTFYPEQLSQSVMERLQERKLPVTKEEVREAVTDKLIQKLFR
- a CDS encoding energy-coupling factor ABC transporter ATP-binding protein, with protein sequence MTAVEFQHFSYAYPGSDLVLNDIHVTIPRGSFSVITGPSGAGKTSLALAVAGVVPHYFGGRRGGHVQVGGINASHSSMGELAEQVGTVLADYESQLVALTVAEEVAFGLETSGCSRSQITERVSQALAMVGLAGLEEREVAGLSGGQKQRLAIAAVLVLSPDILVLDEPASALDPEGAAGIYELLHELNVQGKTVIVVEHQLARVLPYASQIIVLQDGQMKFAGDVAETLTFMWQQPELKQGVPTLWSIKLAIEEATGIRLGTWKSESQAAEELNRLTCKEGVAKSA
- a CDS encoding energy-coupling factor transporter transmembrane component T family protein, with amino-acid sequence MPRLAPLTKLILTAAVSIWALLLPTLTGQAILVGGELLLLALYRPSAKHCKAVAGLTVFAVMLAALQYVFGSTLEFSLMTGLKMFAMSSIFVFLLATTRLQDLTAALVSQCRIPYEYAFMFTSALRFVPDFLEESQIVREAQACRGYVFRGSPLKRLKDYVAIVEPLVLRAVSRSETMAMSLELRGFGRQGRRQFTADVALGSLDYTALLLMLALTIGLAIVR